ATAGCGAGGCGCTGATTTAGCCCGGCGTCTCGCTGGTGCCTTGATCCCGACGATCAAAAGGCTGTCGGCCAATCAGAAAGAAGCACGACCATGAGCAACGAAGCCAACCACGAGCAAATGTATTCAAAGAGCCCCCGCACGGCGTTGCCGACGGGGGACGAAGCTCCCGACTTTAGTCTGCGCAGCACGCCGGACCAATGGGTGACCTTGAGCGAATTCCGCGGACAGTCGGTGATTTTGGCGTTTTATCCGGCGGATTGGAGTCCGGTCTGTGGCGACCAGATGGCGCTCTACAATGAGATTCTTCCCGAGTTTCAGAAGCTTGGCGCGGCACTCGTGGGCATCTCGGTGGATGGCACCTGGTGCCACGCGGCTTTCGCGAAGGATCGCAAGCTACACTTTCCGCTGCTCGCCGACTTTGAACCGAAAGGTGCGGTGGCGCGTTCCTACGGCGTCTATCGTGATAAGGACGGCGTGAGCGAGCGGGCGCTGTTTGTGATCGATGCCGACGGCATCATCCATTGGAGCCACGTCTCGCCGGTCGGCGTGAATCCTGGGGCCGCAAGCATTCTTTCCGCGCTCGAAGAACTCCAAACTAAAAAGGAGTCAGCAGCAGTATCATGAAACACGAACTTGTCGAACGCCTGACCGTTCCAATAGGCAAACGCGATCACATTCTAGGACCGGAAAATGCATCCGCCTCTCTCCTTGAGTATGGCGACTACGAGTGTCCCTTCTGTGGGGCCGCCCACACGCTGGTCAAAGCCATTCTGGAAAGCGTGGGCGATCGGATCTGTTTCGCTTTCCGCCATTTCCCACTGAGCAACGCGCACCCGCACGCGGAGCGTGCCGCGGAAGCTGCCGAAGCGGCCGGCGCTCAAGGCGCCTTCTGGGAAATGCACGACGTCCTGTTCGAAAACCAGGATGCCCTCGATTATGACGACCTCGCCGAATACGCGGCGA
This region of Luteolibacter sp. Y139 genomic DNA includes:
- a CDS encoding peroxiredoxin yields the protein MSNEANHEQMYSKSPRTALPTGDEAPDFSLRSTPDQWVTLSEFRGQSVILAFYPADWSPVCGDQMALYNEILPEFQKLGAALVGISVDGTWCHAAFAKDRKLHFPLLADFEPKGAVARSYGVYRDKDGVSERALFVIDADGIIHWSHVSPVGVNPGAASILSALEELQTKKESAAVS
- a CDS encoding DsbA family protein, yielding MKHELVERLTVPIGKRDHILGPENASASLLEYGDYECPFCGAAHTLVKAILESVGDRICFAFRHFPLSNAHPHAERAAEAAEAAGAQGAFWEMHDVLFENQDALDYDDLAEYAA